A genomic window from Silene latifolia isolate original U9 population chromosome 11, ASM4854445v1, whole genome shotgun sequence includes:
- the LOC141613625 gene encoding protein FAR1-RELATED SEQUENCE 5-like, with protein sequence MSENTLVVPVVPVPSPQCIDVDEVHVGNRLSLMVMPGGSEEWVRNIATEFTPTIGQTFSTLDEGIQFYETYAIACGFEPRKSSTKRFRSSGDIRTKLIVCHREGFRDSKPTILPITGEEEEPMVKASNPKKTKVTRIGCKARIFFRFIIKEIDQVQVPFFVVDQFHAAHNHRLSPLKYREFQKKCRNLALQHKQTIVDNCKVNIGPTSNFRSVKEYVDGYENIGASLTEFKNFGREIKCFIGLKDAQMFVDQLEHLHETQEGFYFAYDIDQNKCLFRVFLADAAARRNYALYGEAVTFDPTYSTNKYDMIFAPFTGVDHHKKSVTFGASLMSKENDQNFKWIFTKFLDCMGGKEPHCFFTDQCPAMKIAVPAAFTNAAHRYCMWHIMKKLPEKCVDSLNSCSAGDSSREGSTRFLEVEDSIFNKTYTVAFNPSTFDATCSCKLFERKGYICKHIIWILSGKGIKKIHDKYLLSRWTKNTKKMPLYDAHGQLLDDFTSSDVTKLDFDACRFEKLTKHQELEMLLGVKSSSEVRILPPVQSKNKGTGKRLMSKKDHSVAKAQKPKRFCNNCKQMAHHDKRNCPNPTVDTSQHSFDHESDISSLVDSD encoded by the exons ATGTCGG AAAATACTCTTGTTGTCCCTGTGGTACCTGTTCCTTCTCCACAATGCATAGACGTTGATGAGGTGCATGTTGGGAATCGTCTTTCTTTGATGGTGATGCCTGGAGGTTCTGAAGAGTGGGTCAGAAATATTGCAACTGAATTTACACCTACAATAGGACAAACTTTTTCTACGTTAGACGAGGGTATACAGTTTTATGAGACTTATGCAATAGCATGTGGTTTTGAACCAAGGAAATCTTCAACGAAAAGGTTTCGTAGTAGTGGAGATATTAGGACAAAATTGATTGTGTGTCACCGGGAAGGATTTAGGGATTCTAAGCCGACAATATTACCCATTACTGGTGAGGAGGAGGAGCCAATGGTCAAGGCCTCTAATCCGAAGAAGACTAAGGTTACTAGGATTGGTTGTAAAGCTAGGATTTTCTTTAGATTTATTATTAAAGAAATTgaccaagttcaagtgccattcTTTGTTGTTGATCAGTTTCATGCTGCCCATAACCACCGTCTCTCTCCACTCAAGTATAGAGAATTTCAGAAAAAATGTAGGAACCTTGCTTTGCAACATAAACAAACCATCGTTGATAATTGCAAGGTCAATATTGGCCCAACCTCTAATTTCAGGTCCGTCAAGGAATATGTTGATGGCTATGAAAATATTGGAGCTTCTTTGACTGAGTTTAAGAATTTTGGAAGGGAAATCAAGTGTTTTATAGGTCTTAAGGATGCTCAAATGTTTGTAGACCAGTTGGAACACCTTCATGAAACCCAGGAAGGTTTTTATTTTGCCTATGATATTGATCAGAATAAGTGTTTGTTTCGTGTATTTTTGGCTGATGCAGCAGCACGTCGTAATTACGCTCTATACGGTGAGGCGGTGACTTTTGACCCAACCTATTCAACTAATAAGTACGACATGATCTTTGCTCCCTTTACTGGTGTTGATCATCACAAGAAGTCCGTCACTTTTGGCGCTTCGCTTATGTCTAAGGAGAATGACCAGAATTTTAAatggattttcacaaaatttttagATTGTATGGGTGGGAAGGAACCCCATTGCTTTTTTACCGATCAATGTCCTGCTATGAAAATTGCAGTCCCTGCTGCTTTTACGAATGCTGCCCATCgctattgcatgtggcatattatgaagaaattacctgaaaag TGCGTTGATTCTCTAAACTCATGTAGTGCTGGTGATTCTTCAAGGGAGGGCAGTACAAGGTTCCTAGAAGTTGAAGATTCTATCTTCAATAAGACTTACACTGTCGCATTTAATCCTTCAACATTTGATGCAACATGTTCCTGCAAGCTGTTTGAGAGGAAGGGCTACATATGTAAACACATCATCTGGATTTTATCAGGTAAAGGGATCAAAAAGATACATGATAAGTATCTTCTCAGTAGGTGGACAAAGAACACTAAAAAAATGCCCTTGTATGATGCTCACGGTCAATTGTTGGATGATTTTACTTCGTCGGATGTCACTAAGCTTGATTTCGATGCCTG TCGgtttgaaaaattgactaaacacCAAGAGTTGGAGATGCTCCTTGGGGTTAAGTCTTCATCTGAGGTCCGTATACTACCTCCTGTTCAATCAAAAAACAAGGGTACTGGCAAGAGGTTGATGTCCAAGAAAGATCACTCTGTTGCAAAGGCACAAAAGCCGAAAAGATTTTGCAATAattgtaaacaaatggcacatcATGATAAGCGGAATTGCCCTAATCCAACTGTTGATACATCACAACACTCGTTTGATCATGAATCCGAT ATTTCTTCACTTGTTGATAGTGATTAA
- the LOC141613624 gene encoding protein FAR1-RELATED SEQUENCE 1-like, with protein sequence MQKLTDKVGPAISRETDFVSRLNAIVWDAELEPLEFEEKWCQLVNEHNLDGNCWLSTMFRKRRKWIPAYFRDVPMGCLLRTTQCSESQNNFFKRFENAHGKLVEFLMRFQSVIDVQRHTQKQLDRDDDYFQVEASASICSLSVGGFTPPANGVKLIGIADARTQKTYQVVYNSLTNDAECSCNLFNRKGIICRHIIWVYSGKQVHTLPDEYILMRWTKNAHKIPLYGPHGELIEDFAATDLRKMEMCKLWSEFYATISVLKNVSTKDITDLVDTLKQFRVKLNPQSESMTKEQKLEMLLGCSSSTEVRILPPRQAKNKGSMKRMISKKQQCIAKAEKPKRLCRNCKQMAHYDKRNCPNAFVPDADNKGSSDEDDLDDG encoded by the exons atgcaaaAGCTTACTGATAAGGTTGGGCCTGCAATTTCGAGAGAGACTGATTTTGTCAGTCGTTTGAATGCTATTGTTTGGGATGCTGAGTTAGAACCTCTTGAATTTGAAGAAAAGTGGTGTCAGTTGGtcaatgagcataatcttgacgGTAATTGCTGGTTGTCAACCATGTTTAGAAAAAGGAGGAAATGGATCCCAGCTTATTTTCGTGATGTTCCTATGGGTTGTCTATTACGAACAACTCAATGTTCTGAGAGTCAGAATAATTTTTTCAAGCGTTTTGAAAATGCACATGGTAAACTTGTTGAATTCTTGATGCGGTTTCAAAGTGTCATTGATGTACAgcgccatactcaaaaacaacttGATAGAGACGATGATT ATTTTCAAGTAGAAGCTTCTGCTTCTATTTGTTCCCTTAGTGTTGGTGGCTTCACACCACCTGCAAACGGTGTAAAATTAATTGGTATTGCTGATGCCAGAACGCAGAAGACCTACCAAGTCGTCTACAATTCTCTAACGAATGACGCTGAATGTTCTTGCAATTTGTTCAACAGGAAGGGTATTATTTGTAGACACATTATCTGGGTTTACTCTGGAAAACAAGTCCACACTTTGCCCGATGAATACATTCTTATGCGGTGGACCAAGAATGCACATAAGATCCCTCTTTATGGTCCACATGGTGAGTTAATTGAGGATTTTGCAGCCACTGATTTACGAAAGATGGAAATGTGCAAGTTATGGTCAGAGTTCTACGCGACCATCAGTGTGCTCAAGAATGTGTCTACGAAGGACATCACTGATCTTGTTGACACACTTAAACAATTCAGGGTGAAACTCAATCCGCAATCAGAATCAATGACCAAAGAGCAGAAGTTGGAGATGCTTCTTGGGTGCAGTTCCTCAACTGAGGTGAGGATTCTACCACCTCGTCAGGCAAAGAACAAGGGTAGCATGAAGAGAATGATCTCCAAAAAGCAACAATGCATAGCTAAAGCGGAGAAGCCTAAAAGGCTTTGTCGTAATTGCAAACAAATGGCTCACTATGATAAACGTAACTGTCCTAATGCTTTTGTACCTGATGCCGACAATAAG GGTAGTTCGGATGAGGATGATCTTGATGATGGTTGA